The following proteins are co-located in the Pseudomonas synxantha genome:
- a CDS encoding LysR family transcriptional regulator, with protein MHLDLRQLRHFIALVEYRNFGLAAQSVNISQSAFSRSIQALEQSFGTRLIDRTRNLAPTKKGLIVLEHARKMIGNAHELINSVRQFNEHEAGELSFACGPAPAAWLMPQALGVFTRRLPKVRLRFHVDNWQALGQRLLAEECEFFVADARNFEHDPDYRVELLSHHQWGFCCRSEHPLASQDEITVEQLFSYPLAGTVRPPNLRKALVELSGRPDFQTSIECDSGYSLISVIQHSDAIGTTNVSHNNPYLRQGLKVLNVRGLDPLAPEFFTHYGIISRSGYKVSFLAQNLIDAFHEADAAMQMLEANPPQGELAELPLTGLAH; from the coding sequence ATGCATCTGGATCTACGTCAACTGCGGCACTTCATTGCTTTGGTGGAGTACCGAAACTTTGGCCTCGCCGCGCAATCAGTCAATATTTCCCAATCGGCTTTTAGTCGCAGCATCCAGGCACTGGAACAAAGTTTTGGCACCCGATTGATCGACCGGACGCGAAATCTGGCACCGACCAAGAAAGGTCTGATCGTGCTGGAACATGCGCGGAAGATGATCGGTAATGCTCATGAGCTGATCAATTCGGTACGCCAATTCAATGAGCATGAAGCTGGTGAGTTGTCGTTTGCCTGCGGGCCGGCACCGGCCGCATGGCTAATGCCGCAGGCGCTGGGGGTGTTCACGCGGCGACTGCCCAAGGTTAGACTGCGTTTTCATGTGGATAACTGGCAGGCCCTGGGTCAGCGGCTGCTTGCCGAGGAGTGTGAGTTCTTCGTCGCGGACGCACGCAATTTCGAGCACGATCCGGACTATCGTGTGGAACTGCTCAGTCATCATCAGTGGGGTTTCTGCTGCCGCAGCGAACACCCTCTGGCATCGCAGGATGAAATCACCGTCGAGCAATTGTTCAGCTATCCGTTGGCCGGTACGGTACGTCCGCCCAACCTGCGCAAGGCATTGGTGGAATTAAGCGGGCGGCCGGATTTCCAGACCAGTATTGAATGTGACAGCGGCTATAGTCTGATCAGCGTTATCCAGCATTCGGATGCCATCGGTACCACCAACGTCAGCCACAACAACCCCTATTTGCGTCAGGGGCTCAAGGTTCTGAATGTCCGGGGACTGGATCCGTTGGCTCCGGAGTTCTTTACGCATTACGGTATTATCAGCCGCTCCGGCTATAAGGTGTCTTTTTTGGCTCAGAACCTGATTGACGCCTTCCACGAGGCGGACGCTGCGATGCAGATGCTGGAAGCGAACCCACCCCAGGGCGAGCTCGCTGAACTCCCCCTTACAGGGCTTGCACACTGA
- a CDS encoding energy transducer TonB, which translates to MISTKGETVQALRPLDPSELLDLSRVFWKPLELSRLHSTPKRVLSRSEGILLGGVALVLHGAVILWVNQTPPPLPIVPPEIPPMTIEFSQPAPPVVQTSPPPPEPIVQPVVEPPPPVEDELAVKPPPPKPIPKPKPVVKPVPKPVAKPVEQPPAPPAPPQPVAAPAPPAPPAPKPVTPASASAGYLKNPAPEYPSLAMRRGWEGTVLLRVHVLASGRPGEVQIQKSSGRDQLDDAARAAVKRWSFVPAKQGNDPIDGWVSVPIDFKIK; encoded by the coding sequence ATGATTAGCACTAAGGGGGAGACCGTGCAAGCGCTGCGACCACTAGATCCAAGCGAGCTGCTTGACCTTAGCCGGGTCTTTTGGAAGCCCTTGGAACTGTCGCGTCTACACAGCACGCCCAAGCGTGTCTTGAGTCGCAGCGAAGGGATCTTGCTGGGGGGGGTCGCCCTGGTGCTGCATGGCGCGGTGATTTTGTGGGTCAACCAGACACCGCCGCCGCTGCCCATAGTGCCGCCGGAAATTCCACCGATGACCATCGAGTTTTCTCAGCCCGCGCCGCCCGTGGTGCAAACATCGCCACCGCCGCCCGAGCCGATCGTGCAGCCCGTGGTCGAGCCACCACCACCGGTGGAGGACGAACTGGCGGTCAAGCCGCCACCGCCCAAACCGATTCCCAAGCCCAAACCTGTGGTCAAGCCGGTGCCGAAGCCGGTCGCCAAACCGGTGGAGCAACCGCCCGCGCCACCGGCGCCGCCACAACCGGTCGCCGCCCCGGCACCACCCGCGCCACCCGCGCCAAAACCGGTAACCCCGGCCTCGGCCAGCGCGGGCTACCTGAAAAATCCGGCACCGGAATACCCGTCGCTGGCGATGCGGCGCGGCTGGGAAGGCACGGTGCTGTTGCGGGTGCATGTGTTGGCCAGCGGTAGGCCCGGTGAGGTCCAGATCCAAAAAAGCAGCGGTCGCGATCAACTCGACGACGCCGCACGGGCTGCGGTCAAGCGCTGGAGCTTTGTCCCCGCTAAACAGGGTAATGACCCTATAGACGGCTGGGTCAGCGTGCCGATCGACTTCAAGATCAAGTAA
- a CDS encoding MotA/TolQ/ExbB proton channel family protein, whose translation MNLIASPFESIEHAVIWLLILFSIATWGLALLKGVQFTRLKSQDRKFHKHFWAASSLDSAAELVHSQPGAAARVALAGYAAIQVSDQPSTDLSQAINHQDRLERALRQQIVRERRSLESGLAILASIGSTSPFIGLFGTVWGIMSALKGISAAGSASLETVAGPIGAALVATGVGIAVAVPAVLVYNYFLRRLKLTAADLDDFAHDFYSLAQKHSFRVLLHPAQKKSGATATAQKVKEAS comes from the coding sequence ATGAATCTGATTGCATCCCCCTTCGAATCCATCGAACACGCCGTCATCTGGCTGTTGATTCTCTTCTCTATCGCGACCTGGGGCCTGGCCCTGCTCAAGGGCGTGCAGTTCACCCGCCTGAAGAGCCAGGATCGCAAGTTCCATAAACACTTCTGGGCCGCCTCCAGCCTCGATTCCGCTGCTGAATTGGTCCATAGTCAACCGGGCGCCGCGGCTCGCGTCGCACTGGCCGGTTACGCCGCGATCCAGGTCAGCGACCAGCCGAGCACTGACCTCAGTCAGGCGATCAACCATCAGGACCGTCTTGAACGTGCCCTGCGCCAGCAGATCGTGCGTGAGCGCCGCTCGCTGGAAAGTGGGCTGGCGATTCTCGCCAGCATCGGCAGCACATCGCCCTTCATCGGCTTGTTCGGTACCGTCTGGGGGATCATGTCAGCCTTGAAAGGCATCAGTGCCGCGGGCTCGGCCAGCCTGGAAACCGTGGCCGGGCCGATCGGCGCGGCGCTGGTCGCCACCGGCGTGGGCATCGCCGTCGCGGTGCCGGCGGTGCTGGTTTACAACTACTTCCTGCGACGCCTGAAACTGACCGCCGCCGACCTCGACGACTTCGCCCACGACTTTTACAGCCTGGCGCAGAAACATTCGTTCCGTGTGCTGCTGCACCCGGCGCAGAAAAAATCCGGCGCCACCGCGACCGCGCAGAAAGTGAAGGAGGCGTCCTGA
- a CDS encoding ExbD/TolR family protein, which yields MAFSTQDSDEVLSEINVTPLVDVMLVLLVVFIVTAPLLTNAIPINLPKTEAVAPVEQKDPLVVSIDAAGKLFINKDEIQPDLLEFNLTAAKAKDPDVRVQLQADDGVNYGEVARAMASIERAGITKLSVITAR from the coding sequence ATGGCCTTTTCCACACAAGACAGCGATGAAGTGCTGAGCGAGATCAACGTCACGCCACTGGTGGACGTGATGCTGGTGCTGCTGGTGGTGTTCATCGTCACCGCACCCCTGCTGACAAACGCCATCCCGATCAACCTGCCCAAGACCGAAGCCGTTGCTCCGGTCGAGCAAAAGGACCCGTTGGTGGTGAGCATCGACGCCGCCGGCAAGCTGTTCATCAACAAGGACGAGATCCAGCCGGACTTGCTGGAGTTCAACCTGACGGCAGCCAAGGCCAAGGACCCCGACGTGCGCGTGCAACTGCAGGCGGATGACGGGGTGAACTATGGCGAAGTTGCGCGGGCTATGGCGTCGATCGAACGCGCCGGCATCACCAAGCTGTCAGTGATTACCGCACGATAA
- a CDS encoding Rrf2 family transcriptional regulator: MGGGMQLAKKPGKISLIDVYRAVEDPEIFALHRGKPDQKCLVGKNIQRVLSPRFDKAQQALEDELATVTLEDIVNDINRFKPASLDAVREPGL, encoded by the coding sequence ATGGGCGGCGGTATGCAATTGGCCAAAAAACCGGGAAAGATAAGCCTGATCGACGTCTACCGTGCTGTTGAAGACCCGGAAATCTTCGCCTTGCACCGAGGCAAACCCGACCAGAAATGCTTGGTCGGGAAAAACATTCAACGCGTACTAAGCCCGCGTTTTGATAAAGCGCAGCAAGCTCTGGAGGATGAACTCGCGACAGTCACTCTGGAAGACATCGTCAATGATATTAATCGGTTCAAGCCAGCCTCCCTTGACGCGGTTCGGGAGCCAGGCCTATAG
- a CDS encoding phosphoketolase, giving the protein MYTFNPAFSSADDSNHVSPITPEAGGPLAPELLDRMHRYWQAANYLCVGQIYLKANPLLREPLQAEHIKPRLLGHWGTSAGQNFIYVHLNRLISEQRVSMVYISGPGHGGPTLNACAWLEGTYSDVHPDITPDEPGMLRFFRSFSTPGGVPSHCGPHTPNSLHEGGELGYSLVHAFGAVFDNPDLWVACVIGDGEAETCPLEGSWKSVRFLDARRDGAVLPILHLNGYKISGPTVEARTTDANLIELYRGRGYEPLIVAGEDVPGMHQRFAAALDAAYAKGRHIQQQAREQGDTSPQRWPMIILRSPKGWTGPKVVDGLPVEGTFRAHQVPLANVVQNPDHLAQLEAWMRSYQPHTLFDDKGCLVADLQALTPPAPLRLGAVPYVNGGRLLTALDLPNFADYGLHVPGPGQVIAEAPRKLGEYLRDVIRTNPHNFRIFGPDETNSNRLNAVFEATDRTAAGPLLGIDDHLARDGRVMEVLSEHLCEGWLEGYLLTGRHGMWSTYEAFAQVVDSMVTQHAKWLQQCRDFAWRRPLASLNILLTSHAWRNDHNGFSHQSTGFVDNVLQRRSDVVRVYYPPDSNCLVNVFDHCLRSRNYVNVVTCGKQPDFQWLNFDQALKHCSQGASIWDFATNDGAAEPDIVLACAGDVPTTEAVAASWLLQKHVPGIRVRLVNVVDLSILASPDDRPHGMDHVSFEALFTREVPVMFAFHGSTWVIHSMVHGRANEARFHVRGFSDRGTTTTPFDMVVLNNMSRYQLAIDALSHVPRLRSSSLDAMSYFEDQLRRHHTYIREHFEDMPKIRNWHWTADFTQPQSPSPLAKGQARGQTFTDA; this is encoded by the coding sequence ATGTATACCTTCAATCCAGCGTTTTCCAGCGCCGATGATTCAAACCACGTCAGCCCGATAACGCCCGAGGCGGGCGGTCCGCTGGCGCCAGAGTTGCTCGACCGGATGCATCGGTATTGGCAAGCCGCAAATTACTTGTGTGTCGGGCAGATCTACCTCAAGGCCAACCCGTTGTTGCGCGAACCCTTGCAGGCCGAGCACATCAAGCCACGGCTGCTGGGGCACTGGGGAACGTCAGCAGGGCAAAACTTTATCTATGTTCACCTGAACCGGCTGATCAGCGAACAGCGAGTGTCCATGGTGTACATATCGGGGCCGGGCCACGGCGGGCCGACACTCAACGCCTGTGCATGGCTGGAGGGGACTTACAGCGACGTTCATCCGGACATCACCCCGGACGAGCCGGGCATGCTGCGCTTTTTCCGCAGTTTTTCCACGCCCGGCGGGGTCCCCAGTCATTGTGGCCCGCATACGCCCAACTCGTTGCATGAGGGCGGCGAACTCGGCTACTCACTGGTGCATGCATTCGGTGCCGTATTCGATAATCCGGATTTGTGGGTGGCTTGCGTTATTGGCGATGGCGAAGCCGAAACCTGCCCTTTGGAGGGCAGTTGGAAGAGCGTGCGCTTCCTCGACGCTCGCCGCGACGGGGCGGTATTACCCATCCTGCACCTCAATGGCTACAAGATATCCGGGCCTACGGTGGAGGCGCGTACCACCGATGCGAACCTCATCGAGCTGTACCGTGGGCGTGGCTACGAACCCCTGATCGTCGCCGGGGAAGACGTGCCTGGCATGCACCAGCGTTTTGCGGCAGCGCTTGATGCGGCCTATGCAAAGGGCCGGCATATTCAACAGCAGGCCAGGGAGCAGGGCGACACTTCGCCCCAGCGCTGGCCGATGATTATCCTGCGCAGCCCCAAAGGCTGGACGGGCCCGAAAGTCGTTGATGGCCTGCCGGTGGAAGGCACGTTCCGCGCGCATCAGGTGCCTCTGGCCAATGTCGTGCAGAATCCTGACCATCTGGCGCAGTTGGAGGCGTGGATGCGCAGCTACCAGCCGCACACGCTGTTTGATGATAAGGGCTGCCTGGTCGCTGATCTGCAGGCGCTGACGCCACCCGCGCCGTTGCGCCTCGGCGCGGTGCCATACGTCAATGGCGGTCGACTGCTCACGGCGCTGGATTTACCTAATTTCGCCGACTACGGCCTGCACGTCCCGGGGCCAGGCCAGGTGATCGCCGAGGCGCCTCGCAAGCTGGGCGAGTATTTGCGCGATGTCATTCGTACCAACCCGCATAATTTCCGGATCTTCGGCCCGGACGAGACCAACTCGAACCGCTTGAACGCGGTCTTCGAGGCCACCGATCGAACCGCCGCGGGTCCGTTGCTGGGCATCGACGACCACTTGGCGCGCGACGGCCGAGTCATGGAGGTACTCAGCGAGCATCTGTGCGAAGGTTGGTTGGAAGGCTATTTGCTGACCGGCCGCCACGGCATGTGGTCGACCTACGAAGCCTTTGCGCAAGTGGTCGATTCCATGGTGACGCAACACGCCAAATGGTTGCAGCAATGCCGCGATTTCGCCTGGCGGCGGCCGCTGGCCTCGCTCAACATCCTGCTGACCAGCCACGCGTGGCGCAACGATCACAACGGCTTCAGCCATCAATCGACCGGTTTCGTCGACAACGTCCTGCAACGCCGCTCCGACGTCGTGCGGGTCTATTACCCGCCTGATTCCAACTGTCTGGTCAACGTCTTCGACCATTGTTTGCGCAGTCGCAATTACGTGAACGTCGTCACCTGCGGCAAGCAGCCGGATTTCCAGTGGCTGAATTTCGATCAGGCTCTCAAGCACTGCTCGCAGGGCGCATCGATTTGGGATTTCGCCACCAATGACGGCGCGGCGGAGCCGGATATCGTGCTGGCCTGCGCCGGAGATGTGCCAACGACAGAAGCGGTAGCGGCCTCGTGGCTGTTGCAGAAGCACGTACCCGGTATTCGCGTTCGTTTAGTCAACGTGGTCGATTTGAGCATTCTGGCCAGTCCCGACGATCGCCCACACGGCATGGACCATGTTTCATTCGAAGCGCTGTTCACCCGCGAAGTGCCGGTGATGTTTGCCTTCCACGGTTCAACCTGGGTGATTCATTCCATGGTGCACGGGCGGGCGAATGAAGCGCGCTTTCACGTGCGGGGTTTCTCTGATCGCGGGACCACTACAACGCCGTTCGACATGGTCGTTCTGAACAATATGAGCCGGTATCAGCTGGCAATCGATGCGTTGTCACATGTGCCCCGGCTGCGGTCCAGCAGCCTGGACGCGATGAGTTATTTTGAAGACCAATTGCGTCGTCATCACACTTATATCCGCGAGCATTTCGAAGACATGCCCAAGATCCGCAACTGGCACTGGACCGCCGACTTCACGCAGCCACAGTCCCCATCGCCTTTGGCCAAAGGCCAGGCGCGCGGGCAGACTTTCACCGATGCGTGA
- a CDS encoding acetate/propionate family kinase encodes MATQAFPAAMGGSLLVLNAGSSSLKFSLYHGNPDEQGEPLAQGQGSLERREEQWVLSFTDRSGKAAEERWPLPAKDGDAPERLLPWIEARTGAPLVAAGHRVVHGGLRQEVAALVDETLLIELQALTPIAPQHQPLCLAPIRFLASKYPGLPQVACFDTAFHHTVDPLETLYGLPRRMTEEGVRRYGFHGLSYEYIAGVLGDYDSAAAAGRTIVAHLGNGASLCALHNGRSRATSMGFTTLDGLLMGSRPGHLDPGILLYLMRERAMSAQALEHLLYHECGLLGVSGGIASDMRTLLASDQVAAREAVSLYIHNVVREIGSFAAVLGGLDALVFTGGIGEHAAPVRAAILRGCAWLGLELDEEANQASASRLSRSHSPVRAWMIPTDEDRVIARYTLKLLPTPLLDSNPD; translated from the coding sequence ATGGCAACCCAGGCTTTCCCCGCTGCGATGGGCGGTTCCTTATTGGTGCTCAATGCCGGCTCCTCGAGCTTGAAGTTCTCTCTCTATCACGGTAACCCCGATGAGCAGGGCGAACCACTGGCTCAGGGGCAGGGCAGCCTGGAACGGCGGGAAGAGCAGTGGGTGCTGTCGTTTACCGACAGGTCGGGCAAAGCCGCTGAGGAACGCTGGCCGTTGCCTGCGAAAGATGGCGACGCCCCGGAGCGTTTACTGCCGTGGATCGAAGCTCGCACCGGCGCGCCGTTGGTTGCCGCCGGACATCGCGTGGTGCATGGCGGCCTCCGTCAGGAAGTCGCCGCACTGGTCGATGAGACCTTGCTGATCGAGCTACAGGCGCTCACCCCCATCGCACCGCAGCACCAGCCGCTGTGCCTGGCGCCGATTCGCTTTCTCGCGTCCAAGTACCCTGGATTACCTCAGGTGGCCTGCTTCGACACGGCTTTCCATCACACCGTTGACCCGCTTGAAACTCTTTATGGCTTGCCTCGACGAATGACTGAGGAAGGCGTGCGCCGTTACGGCTTTCATGGGCTTTCCTATGAGTACATCGCTGGAGTGCTCGGCGACTATGACAGTGCTGCTGCTGCGGGACGAACCATTGTCGCGCACCTGGGCAACGGCGCCAGTCTGTGTGCACTGCATAATGGGCGCAGTCGTGCCACCAGCATGGGGTTCACGACGCTGGACGGACTGCTGATGGGCAGCCGACCGGGCCACCTCGACCCTGGCATCTTGTTGTACCTGATGCGCGAGCGCGCAATGTCCGCGCAAGCGCTTGAACACTTGCTGTATCACGAGTGTGGTTTGCTGGGCGTATCAGGCGGCATTGCCAGCGACATGCGGACCCTGTTGGCCAGTGATCAGGTGGCCGCTCGTGAGGCAGTGTCGCTGTACATTCACAACGTGGTCCGGGAAATAGGCAGCTTTGCCGCCGTGCTGGGCGGGCTGGACGCATTGGTCTTCACCGGCGGCATCGGTGAACACGCAGCACCGGTGCGCGCCGCTATCCTGCGCGGGTGTGCCTGGCTGGGGCTCGAACTCGACGAAGAGGCCAATCAAGCATCCGCTTCGCGTCTTTCGCGATCCCACAGCCCGGTCAGGGCCTGGATGATCCCTACCGATGAAGACCGGGTAATCGCCCGGTACACCCTGAAGCTTTTACCGACACCGTTGCTCGACAGCAACCCGGATTGA
- a CDS encoding zinc-dependent alcohol dehydrogenase family protein — protein sequence MKALVYQGPGVKVWTDKPTPLIDKPTDAIIRLLHTTICGTDLHILKGDVLAVTPGRTLGHEGVGIVETVGSAVRNFKPGDHVLISCVTSCGSCANCRRQMYSHCADGGWILGHMIDGTQAEYVRIPHADNSLYPIPAGADEEALVMLSDILPTGFEIGVLAGKVKPGDSVVIVGAGPVGMAALLTAQFYSPATLIMVDGDSNRLEVAQRFGATHVIDIKTENAIERIFELTDGVGVDVAIEAVGIPASFDTCQSVIAPGGNIANVGVHGKSVELHLEKLWIQNINISTGLVNTNTTPMLIKTVQAGKIDASQLITHRFALNDILQAYEIFGNAAQEKAMKVILSQ from the coding sequence GTGAAAGCCCTCGTCTATCAAGGCCCTGGCGTTAAAGTCTGGACTGACAAACCTACCCCGCTCATCGATAAACCTACTGACGCCATTATTCGCCTGCTGCACACGACGATATGTGGCACTGACTTGCACATTCTCAAGGGCGATGTCCTTGCGGTAACGCCGGGCCGAACGCTTGGCCATGAAGGGGTGGGCATTGTCGAGACGGTAGGTTCGGCCGTACGTAATTTCAAGCCCGGCGACCATGTGCTGATTTCCTGCGTCACCTCTTGTGGCAGTTGTGCCAATTGCCGCCGCCAGATGTATTCCCACTGCGCGGACGGTGGTTGGATTCTTGGCCATATGATCGATGGAACTCAGGCGGAATACGTTCGCATTCCACACGCCGACAACAGTCTTTATCCGATTCCCGCCGGTGCCGATGAGGAAGCCCTGGTGATGCTCAGCGATATCTTGCCGACCGGGTTTGAAATCGGCGTGCTTGCCGGCAAGGTCAAGCCTGGCGACAGCGTGGTGATTGTCGGGGCAGGCCCAGTGGGCATGGCTGCATTGTTGACGGCTCAATTTTATTCACCGGCTACGCTGATCATGGTCGACGGTGATAGCAATCGCCTTGAGGTGGCACAGCGTTTTGGTGCCACCCACGTGATCGACATCAAGACCGAAAACGCCATCGAGCGTATCTTTGAATTGACCGATGGCGTCGGTGTGGACGTCGCGATTGAGGCGGTGGGTATTCCGGCTTCGTTCGATACCTGTCAGTCGGTGATCGCGCCCGGCGGCAATATTGCTAATGTTGGGGTACACGGCAAGAGCGTGGAGTTGCACCTGGAGAAGCTATGGATTCAGAACATCAACATCTCCACGGGGCTCGTTAACACCAACACCACGCCGATGCTGATCAAGACCGTGCAAGCCGGCAAGATCGACGCCAGCCAGTTGATCACTCATCGCTTTGCCTTGAATGACATCCTTCAGGCATATGAAATCTTCGGCAATGCCGCCCAGGAGAAAGCGATGAAGGTCATCCTCAGCCAGTAA
- a CDS encoding DUF4105 domain-containing protein, whose product MSVARKLIGILLRSLATLAGGGFLAWGTLALSYRLALPSWACNALIFVWCLCGVGLVVLTWSARPLRAVLGYVVLLASIGVWWSKFIPSNERIWADDVARMTSGKLNGNTLTMSNVRNFEWQTDDNYQIRWEAREYDLDHLASVDVITSYWGMPAIAHIMVSFGFDDGRFLLFSVETRKEKGESYSAIAGFFKQYEVSILATDERDALRVRTNVRGEDDYLYRVALSAPQRKALLLSYVEQTNDLLNHPRFYNTVTANCTSIVFDMMNTIVAGLPMDYRLLLTGYLPGYVYDVGGLQPGYSLQALRDAGRITERAKSESDTAFSLRIREGVPGW is encoded by the coding sequence ATGAGCGTTGCACGCAAGCTTATCGGCATACTGCTGCGCAGCCTGGCGACCCTGGCAGGCGGGGGCTTTCTCGCCTGGGGTACATTAGCGCTGAGTTATCGACTTGCACTGCCGTCGTGGGCCTGTAACGCCTTGATCTTCGTCTGGTGTCTATGCGGCGTCGGTTTGGTCGTACTGACGTGGAGCGCACGGCCGTTGCGCGCCGTTCTCGGTTACGTCGTACTGCTGGCCAGTATTGGCGTTTGGTGGAGCAAGTTCATACCGTCGAACGAGCGAATCTGGGCAGATGACGTTGCGCGAATGACCTCCGGCAAACTCAATGGCAACACGCTCACCATGAGCAATGTGCGCAACTTCGAGTGGCAAACGGATGACAATTACCAGATCCGTTGGGAGGCACGTGAGTACGACCTGGATCACCTGGCTTCGGTGGACGTGATCACTTCGTACTGGGGAATGCCCGCTATCGCTCACATCATGGTGTCGTTCGGTTTCGATGACGGTCGATTTTTGTTATTCAGCGTCGAAACCCGAAAAGAGAAGGGCGAGAGTTATTCTGCGATCGCCGGTTTTTTCAAACAGTATGAAGTCAGCATTCTAGCGACTGACGAACGTGACGCGCTGCGGGTCAGGACCAATGTGCGCGGGGAGGACGATTATCTCTATCGCGTTGCGTTGTCAGCCCCTCAGCGCAAGGCCTTGTTGTTGTCGTACGTTGAACAAACCAATGATTTGCTGAATCACCCGCGCTTCTACAATACCGTGACTGCCAATTGCACCAGCATTGTCTTCGACATGATGAACACCATCGTCGCAGGCTTGCCGATGGACTACCGTTTGCTTCTGACCGGTTACCTGCCGGGCTACGTTTACGATGTTGGAGGCTTGCAGCCAGGTTATTCGCTTCAGGCGTTGCGTGATGCCGGTCGCATCACCGAGCGGGCGAAGTCCGAATCGGACACGGCTTTTTCCCTGCGGATCCGAGAGGGCGTGCCGGGTTGGTAA